In Flavobacterium cerinum, one genomic interval encodes:
- a CDS encoding IS4 family transposase, with protein MNVSEVLNYIPKEELSRLSLEYNIDYQVKKLDGQTMFQLLLFSMLNVRHNSLRVMEYFYHSLAFKSIANQSFDGVKYNSLRDRLVTINPDYFEAIFKKCLEQFQDKYLQKKHNIISFDSTLVSISSKLLKEGMRINKQGDKRFVKFSMAFSNVPVHSKIFTEQGFVSEDFALKELINECVLSKENILVFDRGLQSGSSFEEFNENGFIFVTRLNNYTRFEVINEFEVKEQETEKLTINRDIEVRLYDKSNKKTQSFLRLIIATEKQSKEVFYFLSNSDSLTAKEIVAIYKQRWEIEVFFKFIKQHLNFNHLISRDINGIRVMMYMTLITAILLTVYKKLNELKGYKIPKLKFANELEVLIIKDIVLKCGGDPNKMQNLFGTS; from the coding sequence ATGAATGTTTCAGAAGTGCTGAATTATATTCCAAAAGAAGAATTGTCAAGATTATCATTGGAATACAATATTGATTATCAAGTTAAAAAATTAGATGGGCAAACCATGTTTCAATTACTCTTGTTTTCAATGCTTAATGTGAGGCATAACAGTTTAAGGGTAATGGAATATTTTTACCATTCTTTAGCCTTCAAAAGTATTGCCAATCAAAGTTTTGACGGCGTTAAGTATAATTCACTAAGAGATCGATTGGTTACAATTAATCCCGATTATTTTGAAGCTATCTTTAAAAAATGTCTGGAACAATTTCAAGACAAATATTTACAGAAAAAACATAACATTATTTCGTTCGATTCGACTCTTGTAAGTATTTCTTCAAAGCTTTTAAAAGAAGGTATGCGAATTAATAAGCAAGGAGATAAAAGGTTCGTAAAATTTAGCATGGCATTTTCAAATGTACCTGTTCACTCGAAAATATTTACTGAACAGGGTTTTGTGTCAGAAGATTTTGCATTAAAGGAGCTAATAAATGAATGCGTGTTAAGCAAAGAAAATATTCTGGTTTTTGACAGAGGTCTTCAGTCTGGATCTAGTTTTGAGGAGTTTAATGAAAATGGTTTTATTTTCGTGACCAGGCTCAATAATTATACGCGTTTTGAAGTGATTAATGAATTTGAAGTCAAGGAGCAAGAAACGGAAAAATTGACTATAAACAGAGATATAGAGGTAAGACTTTATGACAAGAGTAATAAAAAAACACAATCCTTCTTACGCTTGATAATAGCTACTGAAAAGCAAAGCAAAGAAGTGTTTTACTTCTTGAGTAATAGTGATAGTTTAACCGCTAAAGAAATAGTTGCTATTTATAAACAACGATGGGAAATAGAAGTATTTTTCAAATTTATCAAACAGCATCTTAATTTTAACCATCTAATATCGAGAGATATAAATGGAATTAGAGTTATGATGTATATGACCTTGATTACGGCAATTCTTCTTACTGTTTATAAAAAACTTAATGAGTTAAAAGGCTATAAAATTCCAAAATTAAAATTTGCGAATGAACTTGAAGTGTTGATAATTAAGGATATAGTGTTGAAGTGTGGCGGAGATCCAAACAAAATGCAGAATCTTTTTGGTACAAGTTAA